A window of Primulina tabacum isolate GXHZ01 chromosome 4, ASM2559414v2, whole genome shotgun sequence contains these coding sequences:
- the LOC142543462 gene encoding uncharacterized protein LOC142543462 isoform X3 — protein MRFVARADMSLSIIPLHVGGSKPSCGEVVDAVSCGSLNLRESNGASTGHPEINKGISGVVKRFKQRRSRTNNHASDSLSDIDDAEVSRYLNTKEEMLYKRMLWEAINGKYVNKQEKAAERKKGAPLKKAAKTMDKVKSTRRSSRINYEALKILNEELEHVSKASQSQIITADSCALRSDHTPSLEMNGSNESNDSGFQPKMSYDEENETSAPRSGDFYGQYGDEHDTDDFYNRYGDENHSDDYLFD, from the exons ATGAGATTTGTGGCCAGAGCTGATATGTCCTTAAGTATTATTCCCTTGCAT gTAGGAGGAAGTAAACCTTCATGTGGAGAAGTTGTGGATGCTGTTTCATGTGGATCCCTCAATCTGAGAGAATCTAATG GTGCTTCAACTGGACATCCTGAAATCAATAAAGGCATTTCTGGGGTTGTAAAAAGGTTCAAGCAGAGGAGAAGTCGAACCAATAACCATGCGTCAGACAGCCTTTCTGATATTGATGATGCTGAG GTTAGTAGATATCTCAACACCAAGGAGGAGATGCTTTATAAAAGGATGTTATGGGAAGCTATCAATGGAAAATATGTAAAT AAACAGGAGAAGGcagctgaaagaaagaaaggtGCCCCACTCAAGAAAGCTGCTAAAACCATGGATAAAGTGAAGTCAACA AGGCGAAGTTCAAGAATTAACTATGAAGCTTTGAAAATTCTAAATGAAGAATTG GAACACGTTTCCAAGGCATCTCAATCTCAGATCATCACTGCAGATTCTTGTGCTCTTAGAAGTGACCACACGCCAAGCCTCGAAATGAATGGATCTAATGAAAGTAATGACAGTGGTTTCCAGCCAAAGATGAGTTACGACGAAGAGAATGAAACATCTGCCCCTCGTAGTGGTGATTTCTATGGTCAATATGGAGATGAACATGACACTGACGATTTTTATAATCGATATGGAGATGAAAATCACAGCGACGATTATTTGTTCGATTAG
- the LOC142543464 gene encoding protein JINGUBANG: MVRFLPFPLHLQSNKPGQESDEFQSNLYSDSSSNLSLASQSSLQSVPSLSAPSSYNFEPPASASAYHQGLVTLKGHSSYVFSLTLAGKYLYSADSNGEIRVWDRINPSANNSCNGYTVAEGYGAVKFMVVLGEKLFTAHQDNKIRVWKVDSSSFPAQKYKINATLPTMNDRCSKLFSARNYVKVRKNKKCTWVHHIDAVSALSLSKDGSLLYSVSWDRTLKLWRTTDFRCLESVQNAHDDAINAVVSSADGHIYTGSADKKIKVWKKKEGDQKHSLVATLEKHKSAVNALALSTDGSVLYSGACDRSIIVWEKDGGAAHMVVAGALRGHTKAILCLTVVADLLCSGSADKTVRVWRRGTGKSYSCLAVFEGHKSPIKCLTAALDDNTSNDHSGKSCLVYSGSLDFDVKTWQIWLPST, encoded by the coding sequence ATGGTCCGGTTCCTTCCATTCCCTTTGCATCTCCAATCCAACAAGCCCGGCCAAGAATCTGATGAATTCCAATCCAATCTGTATTCAGATTCATCTTCTAACTTATCCCTAGCTTCACAATCAAGTTTACAGTCTGTGCCTTCCCTAAGTGCTCCATCTTCCTACAACTTCGAACCACCCGCATCCGCCTCTGCGTACCACCAGGGATTGGTCACACTCAAAGGCCACTCCTCGTATGTGTTCTCTCTCACCCTCGCCGGGAAATATCTGTACAGTGCGGATTCCAATGGTGAAATCCGGGTATGGGATAGGATTAACCCTTCTGCCAACAATTCATGTAACGGATACACTGTTGCAGAAGGCTACGGTGCGGTGAAGTTTATGGTGGTTTTAGGAGAGAAGCTCTTCACGGCGCACCAGGATAATAAGATTCGTGTCTGGAAAGTCGATAGCAGCTCTTTTCCTGCGCAGAAGTACAAGATTAATGCAACGTTGCCGACTATGAACGACAGATGCAGCAAACTTTTCTCCGCAAGAAACTATGTTAAAGTCCGCAAGAACAAGAAATGCACGTGGGTTCATCATATCGATGCCGTCTCAGCTTTATCTTTATCAAAAGACGGATCTTTGCTGTACTCAGTTTCATGGGATAGAACCCTCAAACTGTGGAGAACTACTGACTTCAGGTGCTTAGAATCTGTGCAGAACGCGCACGACGACGCTATAAACGCGGTCGTTTCATCCGCAGATGGACATATATACACAGGCTCGGCAGATAAGAAGATTAAAGTGTGGAAGAAGAAGGAGGGAGACCAAAAGCATTCACTCGTTGCCACTTTAGAGAAGCACAAATCCGCCGTTAACGCTTTGGCTTTAAGCACAGACGGGTCAGTGTTATACTCCGGCGCCTGCGACAGGTCCATAATTGTGTGGGAAAAAGACGGTGGCGCCGCCCATATGGTGGTGGCGGGAGCGCTGAGAGGGCATACAAAGGCTATTCTGTGCTTAACTGTGGTGGCGGACTTGCTTTGCAGTGGATCAGCCGATAAAACCGTGAGAGTTTGGAGAAGAGGGACAGGGAAGAGTTACAGTTGCTTAGCTGTGTTTGAAGGGCATAAAAGTCCAATAAAATGTTTGACAGCAGCCTTGGATGACAATACCAGTAATGATCATTCTGGTAAATCCTGTCTGGTTTACAGTGGGAGTTTGGATTTTGATGTGAAAACTTGGCAAATTTGGCTGCCCTCTACTTAG
- the LOC142543462 gene encoding uncharacterized protein LOC142543462 isoform X6, which translates to MRFVARADMSLSIIPLHVGGSKPSCGEVVDAVSCGSLNLRESNGASTGHPEINKGISGVVKRFKQRRSRTNNHASDSLSDIDDAEVSRYLNTKEEMLYKRMLWEAINGKYVNKQEKAAERKKGAPLKKAAKTMDKVKSTRRSSRINYEALKILNEELILVLLEVTTRQASK; encoded by the exons ATGAGATTTGTGGCCAGAGCTGATATGTCCTTAAGTATTATTCCCTTGCAT gTAGGAGGAAGTAAACCTTCATGTGGAGAAGTTGTGGATGCTGTTTCATGTGGATCCCTCAATCTGAGAGAATCTAATG GTGCTTCAACTGGACATCCTGAAATCAATAAAGGCATTTCTGGGGTTGTAAAAAGGTTCAAGCAGAGGAGAAGTCGAACCAATAACCATGCGTCAGACAGCCTTTCTGATATTGATGATGCTGAG GTTAGTAGATATCTCAACACCAAGGAGGAGATGCTTTATAAAAGGATGTTATGGGAAGCTATCAATGGAAAATATGTAAAT AAACAGGAGAAGGcagctgaaagaaagaaaggtGCCCCACTCAAGAAAGCTGCTAAAACCATGGATAAAGTGAAGTCAACA AGGCGAAGTTCAAGAATTAACTATGAAGCTTTGAAAATTCTAAATGAAGAATTG ATTCTTGTGCTCTTAGAAGTGACCACACGCCAAGCCTCGAAATGA
- the LOC142543462 gene encoding uncharacterized protein LOC142543462 isoform X1, with protein sequence MRFVARADMSLSIIPLHVGGSKPSCGEVVDAVSCGSLNLRESNGASTGHPEINKGISGVVKRFKQRRSRTNNHASDSLSDIDDAEVSRYLNTKEEMLYKRMLWEAINGKYVNKQEKAAERKKGAPLKKAAKTMDKVKSTVSRRSSRINYEALKILNEELEHVSKASQSQIITADSCALRSDHTPSLEMNGSNESNDSGFQPKMSYDEENETSAPRSGDFYGQYGDEHDTDDFYNRYGDENHSDDYLFD encoded by the exons ATGAGATTTGTGGCCAGAGCTGATATGTCCTTAAGTATTATTCCCTTGCAT gTAGGAGGAAGTAAACCTTCATGTGGAGAAGTTGTGGATGCTGTTTCATGTGGATCCCTCAATCTGAGAGAATCTAATG GTGCTTCAACTGGACATCCTGAAATCAATAAAGGCATTTCTGGGGTTGTAAAAAGGTTCAAGCAGAGGAGAAGTCGAACCAATAACCATGCGTCAGACAGCCTTTCTGATATTGATGATGCTGAG GTTAGTAGATATCTCAACACCAAGGAGGAGATGCTTTATAAAAGGATGTTATGGGAAGCTATCAATGGAAAATATGTAAAT AAACAGGAGAAGGcagctgaaagaaagaaaggtGCCCCACTCAAGAAAGCTGCTAAAACCATGGATAAAGTGAAGTCAACAGTTAGT AGGCGAAGTTCAAGAATTAACTATGAAGCTTTGAAAATTCTAAATGAAGAATTG GAACACGTTTCCAAGGCATCTCAATCTCAGATCATCACTGCAGATTCTTGTGCTCTTAGAAGTGACCACACGCCAAGCCTCGAAATGAATGGATCTAATGAAAGTAATGACAGTGGTTTCCAGCCAAAGATGAGTTACGACGAAGAGAATGAAACATCTGCCCCTCGTAGTGGTGATTTCTATGGTCAATATGGAGATGAACATGACACTGACGATTTTTATAATCGATATGGAGATGAAAATCACAGCGACGATTATTTGTTCGATTAG
- the LOC142543461 gene encoding nucleolar GTP-binding protein 1-like, whose protein sequence is MVQYNFKKITVVPTGKEFVDIILSRTQRRTPTQVHKGYAISRLRRFYMRKVKFTQQNFHEKLSAIIEEFPRLDGIHPFYGDLLHVLYNKDHYKLALGQINTARNLIGKIAKDYVKLLKYGDSLYRCKSLKVAALGRMCTLIKRIGPSLAYLEQIRQHMARLPSIDPTTRTVLICGYPNVGKSSFINKITRADVDVQPYAFTTKSLFVGHTDYKYLRYQVIDTPGILDRPFEDRNIIEMCSITALAHLRAAVLFFLDVSGSCGYSIAQQAALFHSIKSLFMNKPLIIVCNKTDLQPIEGISDDDKKLVMEMKAEAMKTVIGQGGEPTDEEGVLLSMSTLTEEGVIAVKNAACERLLNQRVEMKMKSKKLNDCLNRFHVAIPKPRDQKERPPCIPEAVLEARRKQAEATSEKQKRKLEKDLEEENGGAGVYSASLRKHYILADDEWKEDIMPEILDGHNVYDFIDPDILMRLEELEQEEGVQQGLGVDDDFEMDGAELTPEEQLALAEIRKKKSLLIQQHRIKKSTAESRPVVPRKFDKDKQFTTERMGRQLSSLGLDPTMAVNRARSKSRGRKRERSLDRDGNDRAVSMDVDGDQPNKKMRLSRSLSRSRSKSRPPGEVVPGEGFKDTAQKQKAIKMAKRSVKKRNKDARKGEADRVIPTLKPKHLFSGKRSTGKTDRR, encoded by the coding sequence ATGGTTCAGTACAATTTCAAGAAGATTACTGTTGTCCCCACGGGGAAAGAATTCGTTGATATTATCCTGTCTCGAACTCAACGAAGAACACCAACACAAGTTCACAAAGGATATGCCATATCACGCCTTCGCCGGTTTTACATGCGCAAAGTGAAGTTCACGCAACAGAATTTTCACGAGAAGCTTTCTGCCATTATCGAGGAGTTCCCTCGGCTTGATGGTATACATCCTTTTTATGGGGATCTTCTCCATGTTCTATATAACAAAGACCATTACAAGCTTGCTCTAGGACAAATTAATACAGCAAGGAACTTGATTGGAAAGATTGCAAaggattatgttaaattattaaagTATGGAGATTCTCTTTATCGATGTAAGTCACTGAAGGTTGCTGCTCTTGGTCGTATGTGTACCTTGATTAAACGAATTGGGCCTAGTTTGGCTTATCTTGAGCAGATACGACAACACATGGCAAGGCTACCTTCAATTGATCCAACTACTAGAACGGTCTTGATCTGTGGGTACCCGAATGTTGGCAAGAGTTCGTTCATCAACAAAATTACGAGGGCTGATGTTGATGTACAGCCATATGCCTTCACCACGAAGTCACTGTTTGTTGGTCATACAGACTATAAATATCTTAGATACCAAGTGATTGACACTCCAGGTATTTTGGATCGACCATTTGAGGATCGTAATATCATTGAAATGTGCAGCATCACAGCTCTTGCCCATTTGAGAGCTGCTGTTCTGTTTTTCCTGGATGTATCTGGTTCCTGTGGATACAGTATTGCACAGCAAGCAGCTCTTTTTCACAGCATCAAGTCATTATTTATGAACAAACCGTTGATCATTGTCTGTAACAAAACTGATTTGCAGCCAATTGAAGGGATCTCTGACGATGATAAGAAGTTGGTGATGGAGATGAAAGCAGAAGCTATGAAAACTGTAATAGGTCAAGGTGGTGAGCCAACGGATGAAGAAGGTGTTCTTTTGAGTATGAGCACTTTGACTGAGGAAGGCGTAATTGCTGTAAAGAATGCAGCTTGTGAGAGATTATTGAATCAGAGAGTGGAAATGAAAATGAAGTCGAAAAAGTTAAATGATTGCCTGAACCGCTTCCACGTCGCCATACCCAAGCCTCGTGACCAGAAGGAGAGACCACCTTGTATACCTGAAGCTGTTTTGGAAGCTCGACGAAAGCAAGCTGAGGCAACTTCAGAGAAACAAAAGAGGAAGCTAGAGAAAGACCTCGAGGAAGAGAATGGAGGTGCTGGTGTATACTCCGCAAGCTTGAGGAAGCATTATATTTTAGCGGATGATGAGTGGAAAGAAGATATTATGCCAGAAATTCTTGATGGGCACAATGTATACGACTTTATCGACCCAGATATATTAATGAGGCTTGAGGAGTTGGAGCAAGAAGAAGGTGTCCAACAGGGGCTAGGGGTGGATGACGATTTTGAGATGGATGGAGCCGAGTTGACCCCTGAAGAACAATTAGCGCTTGCAGAGATCAGGAAGAAGAAAAGTTTGCTTATCCAACAGCATAGGATCAAAAAGAGCACTGCTGAGAGCCGACCAGTCGTGCCCAGAAAGTTTGATAAAGATAAACAATTTACAACTGAAAGAATGGGCAGACAATTATCATCTTTGGGTCTTGATCCCACCATGGCGGTTAACCGTGCCCGGAGTAAATCCAGGGGTCGTAAAAGGGAGAGATCCCTCGATCGAGATGGCAATGATCGTGCCGTTTCTATGGATGTGGATGGTGACCAACCAAACAAGAAGATGCGGTTGTCAAGATCTCTTTCAAGATCTAGGTCGAAGTCACGACCACCAGGTGAAGTTGTGCCTGGAGAGGGTTTCAAAGATACTGCTCAGAAACAGAAGGCCATAAAAATGGCTAAACGGTCTGTCAAGAAGAGAAACAAAGATGCTCGTAAAGGAGAGGCGGATAGAGTCATTCCTACACTCAAGCCGAAACACTTGTTCTCCGGCAAGCGCTCCACTGGGAAAACAGACAGACGTTAG
- the LOC142543462 gene encoding uncharacterized protein LOC142543462 isoform X2 has protein sequence MRFVARADMSLSIIPLHVGGSKPSCGEVVDAVSCGSLNLRESNGASTGHPEINKGISGVVKRFKQRRSRTNNHASDSLSDIDDAEVSRYLNTKEEMLYKRMLWEAINGKYVNEKAAERKKGAPLKKAAKTMDKVKSTVSRRSSRINYEALKILNEELEHVSKASQSQIITADSCALRSDHTPSLEMNGSNESNDSGFQPKMSYDEENETSAPRSGDFYGQYGDEHDTDDFYNRYGDENHSDDYLFD, from the exons ATGAGATTTGTGGCCAGAGCTGATATGTCCTTAAGTATTATTCCCTTGCAT gTAGGAGGAAGTAAACCTTCATGTGGAGAAGTTGTGGATGCTGTTTCATGTGGATCCCTCAATCTGAGAGAATCTAATG GTGCTTCAACTGGACATCCTGAAATCAATAAAGGCATTTCTGGGGTTGTAAAAAGGTTCAAGCAGAGGAGAAGTCGAACCAATAACCATGCGTCAGACAGCCTTTCTGATATTGATGATGCTGAG GTTAGTAGATATCTCAACACCAAGGAGGAGATGCTTTATAAAAGGATGTTATGGGAAGCTATCAATGGAAAATATGTAAAT GAGAAGGcagctgaaagaaagaaaggtGCCCCACTCAAGAAAGCTGCTAAAACCATGGATAAAGTGAAGTCAACAGTTAGT AGGCGAAGTTCAAGAATTAACTATGAAGCTTTGAAAATTCTAAATGAAGAATTG GAACACGTTTCCAAGGCATCTCAATCTCAGATCATCACTGCAGATTCTTGTGCTCTTAGAAGTGACCACACGCCAAGCCTCGAAATGAATGGATCTAATGAAAGTAATGACAGTGGTTTCCAGCCAAAGATGAGTTACGACGAAGAGAATGAAACATCTGCCCCTCGTAGTGGTGATTTCTATGGTCAATATGGAGATGAACATGACACTGACGATTTTTATAATCGATATGGAGATGAAAATCACAGCGACGATTATTTGTTCGATTAG
- the LOC142543462 gene encoding uncharacterized protein LOC142543462 isoform X4, which translates to MRFVARADMSLSIIPLHVGGSKPSCGEVVDAVSCGSLNLRESNGASTGHPEINKGISGVVKRFKQRRSRTNNHASDSLSDIDDAEVSRYLNTKEEMLYKRMLWEAINGKYVNEKAAERKKGAPLKKAAKTMDKVKSTRRSSRINYEALKILNEELEHVSKASQSQIITADSCALRSDHTPSLEMNGSNESNDSGFQPKMSYDEENETSAPRSGDFYGQYGDEHDTDDFYNRYGDENHSDDYLFD; encoded by the exons ATGAGATTTGTGGCCAGAGCTGATATGTCCTTAAGTATTATTCCCTTGCAT gTAGGAGGAAGTAAACCTTCATGTGGAGAAGTTGTGGATGCTGTTTCATGTGGATCCCTCAATCTGAGAGAATCTAATG GTGCTTCAACTGGACATCCTGAAATCAATAAAGGCATTTCTGGGGTTGTAAAAAGGTTCAAGCAGAGGAGAAGTCGAACCAATAACCATGCGTCAGACAGCCTTTCTGATATTGATGATGCTGAG GTTAGTAGATATCTCAACACCAAGGAGGAGATGCTTTATAAAAGGATGTTATGGGAAGCTATCAATGGAAAATATGTAAAT GAGAAGGcagctgaaagaaagaaaggtGCCCCACTCAAGAAAGCTGCTAAAACCATGGATAAAGTGAAGTCAACA AGGCGAAGTTCAAGAATTAACTATGAAGCTTTGAAAATTCTAAATGAAGAATTG GAACACGTTTCCAAGGCATCTCAATCTCAGATCATCACTGCAGATTCTTGTGCTCTTAGAAGTGACCACACGCCAAGCCTCGAAATGAATGGATCTAATGAAAGTAATGACAGTGGTTTCCAGCCAAAGATGAGTTACGACGAAGAGAATGAAACATCTGCCCCTCGTAGTGGTGATTTCTATGGTCAATATGGAGATGAACATGACACTGACGATTTTTATAATCGATATGGAGATGAAAATCACAGCGACGATTATTTGTTCGATTAG
- the LOC142543463 gene encoding uncharacterized protein LOC142543463: MAVLRRGVRAALTAFIVGRESWSATSTPLIRRLYSTGSLDSLLSSPADPMLLEESDAAAVVDAVGMTPTLLQPRVVVYDGVCHLCHSGVKWIIRADKDKKIKFCCLQSKAAEPYMRVSGVDRDDVLRRILFIEGPGLYHQGSTAGLRVLSYLPLPYSSLSSLTIIPTPLRDVVYDYVARRRYDWFGKDDDCLVLKQTELLERFIDWEELLERSRQRQI; this comes from the exons ATGGCGGTGCTCAGGCGAGGCGTCCGGGCTGCATTGACGGCGTTTATTGTAGGAAGGGAGAGCTGGAGTGCGACTTCGACGCCGTTGATTCGCCGCCTCTATTCCACGGGGTCGCTGGATTCGCTTTTGTCCTCACCGGCTGATCCGATGTTGCTAGAAGAATCGGATGCTGCGGCTGTTGTGGATGCGGTAGGGATGACGCCTACTCTGCTGCAGCCACGCGTTGTCGTGTACGACGGCGTTTGCCACCTCTGCCACAGTG GAGTGAAATGGATAATTCGGGCTGACAAGGATAAGAAAATTAAGTTTTGTTGCCTACAATCAAAAGCTGCTGAGCCTTACATGCGAGTGAGTGGAGTTGATCGAGATGATGTTCTTCGTCGCATCCTGTTTATTGAAGGACCTGGTTTATATCATCAAGGCTCTACtg CTGGTTTGAGGGTTCTATCTTACTTGCCATTGCCTTATTCTTCATTGAGTTCCCTCACGATCATCCCCACTCCTTTGAGAGATGTTGTTTATGATTACGTTGCCAGACGACGGTATGACTGGTTTGGGAAGGACGATGATTGTTTGGTGTTGAAGCAAACAGAGTTACTGGAGCGTTTCATCGATTGGGAAGAACTGCTCGAGCGTAGTCGCCAACGACAAATTTGA
- the LOC142543462 gene encoding uncharacterized protein LOC142543462 isoform X5: MAITHKSESPVGGSKPSCGEVVDAVSCGSLNLRESNGASTGHPEINKGISGVVKRFKQRRSRTNNHASDSLSDIDDAEVSRYLNTKEEMLYKRMLWEAINGKYVNKQEKAAERKKGAPLKKAAKTMDKVKSTVSRRSSRINYEALKILNEELEHVSKASQSQIITADSCALRSDHTPSLEMNGSNESNDSGFQPKMSYDEENETSAPRSGDFYGQYGDEHDTDDFYNRYGDENHSDDYLFD; the protein is encoded by the exons ATGGCTATTACGCACAAATCGGAATCTCCG gTAGGAGGAAGTAAACCTTCATGTGGAGAAGTTGTGGATGCTGTTTCATGTGGATCCCTCAATCTGAGAGAATCTAATG GTGCTTCAACTGGACATCCTGAAATCAATAAAGGCATTTCTGGGGTTGTAAAAAGGTTCAAGCAGAGGAGAAGTCGAACCAATAACCATGCGTCAGACAGCCTTTCTGATATTGATGATGCTGAG GTTAGTAGATATCTCAACACCAAGGAGGAGATGCTTTATAAAAGGATGTTATGGGAAGCTATCAATGGAAAATATGTAAAT AAACAGGAGAAGGcagctgaaagaaagaaaggtGCCCCACTCAAGAAAGCTGCTAAAACCATGGATAAAGTGAAGTCAACAGTTAGT AGGCGAAGTTCAAGAATTAACTATGAAGCTTTGAAAATTCTAAATGAAGAATTG GAACACGTTTCCAAGGCATCTCAATCTCAGATCATCACTGCAGATTCTTGTGCTCTTAGAAGTGACCACACGCCAAGCCTCGAAATGAATGGATCTAATGAAAGTAATGACAGTGGTTTCCAGCCAAAGATGAGTTACGACGAAGAGAATGAAACATCTGCCCCTCGTAGTGGTGATTTCTATGGTCAATATGGAGATGAACATGACACTGACGATTTTTATAATCGATATGGAGATGAAAATCACAGCGACGATTATTTGTTCGATTAG